One Cellulomonas soli DNA window includes the following coding sequences:
- the aroA gene encoding 3-phosphoshikimate 1-carboxyvinyltransferase encodes MTTHGAADPTTTTSGTRPVWSAPGADHPLDALVEVPGSKSLTNRYLVLAALADSPSRLRGALRSRDTLLMADALGHLGARVDQVDGAPGDWLVTPGPVHGGTTIACGLAGTVMRFLPAVAALADGDVRFDGDTEALARPMGPVLTALRTLGVRVDEHGQEGRLPFTVHGRGGLVGGHVDVDASGSSQFVSGLLLAAARFERGLTIRHTGPTLPSLPHIEMTVAVLRAAGVQVDDSRPAIWQVAPGPVAGRDVRVEPDLSNAAPFLCAALVAGGTVRVPGWPTSTTQPGGLLPGILTRMGATTSLDGDVLSVSGTGQVHGLDLDLSAAGELAPTIAALAALADSPTRLRGIAHLRGHETDRLAALATEITRLGGRAEQSADGLVITPQPLTGAVWRTYADHRMATGGALIGLRVPGVRVEDVATTAKTIPDFVGLWTAMLASPAATPAPTDAEVVG; translated from the coding sequence ATGACGACGCACGGTGCCGCCGACCCGACGACGACCACGTCCGGCACCAGGCCGGTGTGGTCGGCCCCCGGCGCCGACCACCCGCTCGACGCCCTCGTCGAGGTGCCCGGGTCGAAGTCGCTCACCAACCGCTACCTCGTCCTGGCCGCCCTCGCCGACTCGCCCAGCAGGTTGCGCGGGGCGCTGCGCTCGCGCGACACGCTGCTGATGGCGGACGCGCTCGGCCACCTCGGTGCCCGCGTCGACCAGGTCGACGGCGCCCCGGGCGACTGGCTCGTGACACCCGGCCCGGTGCACGGCGGGACGACGATCGCCTGCGGGCTCGCCGGCACGGTCATGCGCTTCCTGCCCGCCGTCGCGGCCCTCGCCGACGGCGACGTCAGGTTCGACGGCGACACGGAGGCGCTCGCCAGGCCCATGGGCCCCGTGCTCACCGCGCTGCGCACCCTGGGCGTCCGCGTCGACGAGCACGGCCAGGAGGGCCGGCTCCCCTTCACCGTGCACGGCCGAGGCGGGCTCGTCGGGGGGCACGTCGACGTCGACGCCTCCGGGTCGAGCCAGTTCGTCTCCGGCCTGCTGCTCGCCGCCGCCCGCTTCGAGCGCGGGCTGACGATCCGGCACACGGGCCCGACGCTGCCGAGCCTGCCGCACATCGAGATGACCGTCGCCGTCCTGCGTGCAGCCGGGGTGCAGGTCGACGACTCACGGCCGGCCATCTGGCAGGTCGCACCCGGGCCCGTCGCCGGACGCGACGTGCGCGTCGAGCCCGACCTGTCGAACGCCGCTCCCTTCCTGTGCGCCGCGCTCGTCGCCGGCGGCACCGTCCGGGTTCCGGGCTGGCCCACCAGCACCACCCAGCCGGGCGGCCTGCTGCCCGGGATCCTCACCCGCATGGGCGCGACGACCTCGCTCGACGGCGACGTGCTCTCGGTGTCCGGCACCGGGCAGGTGCACGGCCTCGACCTCGACCTGTCCGCGGCCGGCGAGCTCGCGCCGACCATCGCCGCCCTGGCCGCGCTCGCCGACTCCCCCACCCGCCTGCGCGGCATCGCCCACCTGCGCGGGCACGAGACCGACCGCCTCGCCGCCCTGGCGACCGAGATCACCCGGCTCGGCGGACGCGCCGAGCAGAGCGCGGACGGCCTCGTCATCACCCCGCAGCCGCTCACCGGCGCGGTGTGGCGCACGTACGCCGACCACAGGATGGCGACCGGAGGGGCCCTGATCGGGCTGCGCGTGCCCGGTGTGCGCGTCGAGGACGTCGCCACCACGGCCAAGACGATCCCGGACTTCGTGGGGCTGTGGACCGCGATGCTCGCCTCGCCCGCGGCCACCCCCGCACCGACCGACGCGGAGGTCGTCGGCTGA
- the rsgA gene encoding ribosome small subunit-dependent GTPase A, whose product MPTRRYDERDVRVRPGKGSRPRTKQRPEHADAEVALVTAVDRGRYTVLVDADGPDERRAVAMKARELGRERVVPGDLVDVVGDTSGDDGSLARIVRIGPRRTVLRRTADDTDPIERVIVANADQLVVVTALADPEPRTRMIDRCVAAAYDARMDVLLALTKADLADAGWLVEMYAPIGVRVVVTRTDAGGAAGTAGTVHGLEAVLDALDGRTSVLVGHSGVGKSTLVNALVPDAGRAIGRVNDVTGRGRHTSTSAVALRVPGTHAPTWVIDTPGVRSFGLAHVDPQHLIGAFADLAAVSEECPRGCTHATDSPDCLLDTWVADAPGATVHDARAARVASFRRLLASRLGTPDGDPRETGGPALP is encoded by the coding sequence ATGCCGACGCGCCGGTACGACGAGCGGGACGTGCGGGTGCGCCCCGGCAAGGGGTCCCGTCCGCGCACCAAGCAGCGCCCCGAGCACGCCGACGCCGAGGTCGCCCTGGTCACCGCCGTCGATCGCGGCCGCTACACGGTGCTCGTCGACGCCGACGGTCCCGACGAGCGGCGTGCCGTGGCCATGAAGGCCCGTGAGCTCGGCCGCGAGCGCGTCGTGCCCGGCGACCTCGTGGACGTCGTCGGCGACACCTCGGGTGACGACGGGTCGCTCGCCCGCATCGTGCGGATCGGCCCTCGGCGCACCGTGCTGCGGCGCACCGCCGACGACACCGACCCGATCGAGCGCGTCATCGTCGCGAACGCCGACCAGCTCGTCGTCGTCACCGCCCTCGCCGACCCCGAACCGCGGACCCGGATGATCGACCGGTGCGTCGCCGCCGCCTACGACGCCCGCATGGACGTGCTGCTCGCCCTGACCAAGGCCGACCTCGCCGACGCGGGATGGCTCGTGGAGATGTACGCACCGATCGGCGTCCGGGTCGTGGTGACCCGCACGGATGCCGGTGGGGCTGCCGGTACCGCGGGCACCGTGCACGGGCTGGAGGCCGTCCTGGACGCGCTCGACGGTCGCACCTCGGTCCTCGTCGGGCACTCCGGCGTCGGGAAGTCCACCCTTGTCAACGCGCTCGTCCCGGACGCCGGACGGGCCATCGGGCGGGTCAACGACGTCACCGGCCGCGGCCGCCACACGTCCACCTCGGCGGTCGCCCTCCGCGTGCCCGGCACGCACGCGCCGACCTGGGTGATCGACACCCCCGGGGTGCGTTCCTTCGGCTTGGCGCACGTCGACCCGCAGCACCTCATCGGCGCGTTCGCCGACCTGGCCGCCGTCAGCGAGGAGTGCCCGCGAGGCTGCACCCACGCGACAGACTCCCCCGACTGCCTGCTCGACACCTGGGTCGCCGACGCCCCGGGGGCCACCGTGCACGACGCACGCGCCGCCCGGGTCGCCTCGTTCCGACGCCTGCTCGCGAGCCGCCTGGGCACACCTGACGGCGACCCGCGCGAGACCGGCGGCCCCGCCCTCCCCTGA
- the hisN gene encoding histidinol-phosphatase, producing MSLRPGYDDDLRLAHVIADQVDALTLSRFKALDLRVETKPDLTPVSDADRSAEELVRAQLSRARPRDAVHGEELADTGHGPRRWVIDPIDGTKNFVRGVPVWATLIALLDGDKVVIGLVSAPALGRRWWAAQGSGAWTGKSLAAASRLRVSAVDRLQDASLSYSSLTGWEERGRLEEFLGLTRQVWRTRAYGDFWSHMLVAEGAVDLAAEPELSLHDMAALVPIVTEAGGTFTSVTGVPGPFGGSALVSNGLLHDAALAILDPLPAL from the coding sequence ATGAGCCTGCGACCCGGGTACGACGACGACCTTCGCCTCGCGCACGTGATCGCCGACCAGGTCGACGCCCTCACGCTCAGCCGCTTCAAGGCCCTCGACCTGCGTGTCGAGACCAAGCCGGACCTGACCCCGGTCTCGGACGCCGACCGCAGCGCCGAGGAGCTGGTGCGCGCCCAGCTCTCGCGCGCCAGGCCGCGCGACGCCGTGCACGGCGAGGAGCTGGCCGACACGGGGCACGGGCCGCGCCGGTGGGTGATCGACCCGATCGACGGGACCAAGAACTTCGTGCGGGGCGTGCCCGTCTGGGCCACGCTCATCGCGCTCCTCGACGGCGACAAGGTCGTCATCGGCCTGGTCAGCGCACCGGCTCTCGGACGCCGGTGGTGGGCCGCTCAGGGCTCGGGCGCCTGGACGGGCAAGTCCCTGGCGGCCGCCTCACGCCTGCGGGTCTCGGCGGTCGACCGCCTGCAGGACGCGTCGCTGTCGTACTCGAGCCTGACCGGCTGGGAGGAGCGCGGCCGCCTCGAGGAGTTCCTCGGCCTGACCCGCCAGGTGTGGCGTACCCGCGCCTACGGCGACTTCTGGTCGCACATGCTGGTCGCCGAGGGCGCCGTGGACCTCGCCGCCGAGCCGGAGCTGTCGCTGCACGACATGGCCGCGCTCGTGCCGATCGTCACGGAGGCCGGGGGGACCTTCACCTCGGTCACCGGCGTGCCCGGTCCCTTCGGTGGGTCGGCCCTGGTCAGCAACGGCCTGCTGCACGACGCGGCGCTGGCGATCCTGGACCCGCTGCCGGCGCTCTGA